A region from the Pungitius pungitius chromosome 16, fPunPun2.1, whole genome shotgun sequence genome encodes:
- the LOC119215790 gene encoding olfactory receptor 1E16-like yields MNSFNSALGKNITFVRPAYFIISGFSGLPNIKYYYVFLCFVYVVSVLGNTVVMAVIYLDHNLRTPKYIAVFNLAFVDLLGSSALVPKLLDIFLFNHPYISYNDCLAFFFFCYTCLSMQVFNLVALSYDRLIAIMHPLHYHVKVTHRFMLSLIASFWVFAITAILVLVVLLTRLSFCRSVVINSYFCDHGQIYRMACNDYTPSYVLAKLLIALFFVFPLFFIMLSYVCIGYALSKVATAQERYKAFKTCTAHLSLVAIYFIPLVTTFTAGPGIHPNARIINLSLSSVFPPMLNPIIYVLQTQEIKVSVNKLFTVRKDFFLFNVKKS; encoded by the coding sequence atgaattcattcaacTCTGCTCTCGggaaaaacatcacttttgtgCGTCCTGCTTATTTCATAATAAGTGGTTTCTCAGGCCTTCCTAATATCAAGTATTACTATGTCTTcctgtgttttgtttatgttgtttcagTGCTTGGTAATACAGTTGTGATGGCAGTAATATACTTGGATCATAATCTGAGAACTCCTAAATACATTGCAGTTTTTAATTTAGCATTTGTGGACTTGTTGGGTAGCTCTGCTCTGGTGCCGAAGCTTCTTGACATCTTTCTGTTTAACCATCCCTACATCTCCTACAACGACTGCttggctttcttctttttttgctacACCTGCCTTTCCATGCAGGTTTTTAATCTGGTTGCACTCTCCTATGACAGATTAATTGCCATCATGCACCCTCTGCACTATCATGTGAAGGTGACCCACAGGTTCATGCTGTCTTTGATTGCCTCTTTCTGGGTGTTTGCTATAACTGCTATACTCGTTTTAGTTGTTCTTCTTACCAGACTTTCCTTCTGCAGGTCTGTGGTTATTAACAGTTATTTCTGTGACCATGGCCAGATATACAGGATGGCCTGCAATGACTACACACCCAGCTATGTCCTTGCTAAGCTCTTAATAgcactgttttttgtgtttccacTCTTTTTCATCATGTTAAGTTATGTATGTATTGGTTATGCTTTGTCTAAAGTGGCCACAGCTCAGGAAAGATACAAGGCCTTTAAAACCTGCACAGCTCATCTCTCACTAGTGGCAATCTATTTCATCCCATTAGTAACCACGTTTACTGCAGGTCCAGGAATACATCCAAATGCCAGGATCATAAACCTTTCCTTGTcctctgtttttcctcccaTGCTGAACCCAATCATTTATGTTCTACAGACACAAGAAATAAAAGTATCAGTGAATAAACTATTTACAGTgagaaaggatttttttttatttaatgtgaagAAATCATGA
- the LOC119215791 gene encoding olfactory receptor 1361-like: MNSFNSALGKNITFVRPAYFIISGFSGIPNIKYYYVFLCFVYIVSVLGNTVVMAVIYFDHNLRTPKYIAVFNLAFVDLLGSSALVPKLLDIFLFNHPYISYNGCLTFLFFCYTFLSMQVLNLVALSYDRLIAIMHPLHYHVKVTHRFMLSLIASFWVFAIIAILVLVGLLTRLSFCRSVVINSYFCDHGQMYRMACNDNTPSLVLAKFLIVLVLWFPLIIIVLSYLCIGYALSKVATGQERCKAFRTCTAHLSLVAIYFIPILITFTMSSGIHPNVRIINLSLTSVFPPMLNPIIYVLQTQEIKVSVKKILKVRIESKVKVRKVIIK; this comes from the coding sequence atgaattcattcaacTCTGCTCTCGGGAAAAACATTACTTTTGTGCGTCCTGCTTATTTCATAATAAGTGGTTTCTCAGGCATACCTAATATCAAGTATTACTATGTCTTCCTCtgttttgtttatattgtttctgTGCTTGGAAATACAGTGGTGATGGCAGTAATATACTTTGATCATAATCTGAGAACTCCTAAATATATTGCAGTTTTTAATTTAGCATTTGTGGACTTGTTGGGTAGCTCTGCGCTGGTGCCGAAGCTTCTTGACATCTTTCTGTTTAACCATCCCTACATCTCCTACAACGGCTgcttgacatttctttttttctgctacaCCTTCCTTTCCATGCAGGTTCTTAATCTGGTTGCACTCTCCTATGACAGATTAATTGCCATCATGCACCCTCTGCACTATCATGTGAAGGTGACTCACAGGTTCATGCTGTCTTTGATTGCCTCTTTCTGGGTGTTTGCTATAATTGCTATTCTCGTTTTAGTTGGTCTTCTCACCAGACTTTCCTTCTGCAGGTCTGTGGTTATTAACAGTTATTTCTGTGACCATGGCCAGATGTATAGGATGGCCTGCAATGACAACACACCCAGCCTTGTACTTGCAAAGTTCTTAATAGTTCTAGTTCTTTGGTTTCCACTCATAATCATTGTGTTAAGTTATTTATGTATTGGTTATGCTTTGTCTAAAGTGGCCACAGGTCAGGAAAGATGCAAGGCCTTTAGAACCTGCACAGCTCATCTCTCACTAGTGGCAATCTATTTCATCCCAATATTGATCACATTTACTATGAGTTCAGGAATACATCCAAATGTCAGGATCATAAACCTTTCTCTGAcctctgtttttcctcccaTGCTAAACCCAATCATTTATGTTCTGCAGACACAAGAAATCAAAGTAtcagtgaaaaaaatattaaaagtcaGAATTGAATCCAAAGTGAAGGTGAGGAAAGTTATCATAAAATGA